The DNA window CCCGCCTTTCACCTGCAGTGATCACTGCAATCGTAAAAGATGGTAAGATTCTCATGGCCAAGCACTCATACGGACTTAAAGACAGGTACAGCCTCGTTGCAGGATTTGTGGAGCCCGGAGAAACCATTGAGGAAGCCGTTGAGCGGGAAACAGAAGAGGAAGTGGGTGTAAAAGTCAAAAATATCAAATATTCCAGCAGCCAGTCCTGGCCATTCCCTCATTCACTAATGCTGGGCTTTACGGCTGAATATGAAAGCGGGGAGATAAAAGTAGATGAAAAAGAGATTTTAGATGCGAAATGGTTCTCTGCTGAGGAAATCCCTCCACTGCCTTCAAAGATGAGTATTGCCAGTGAGTTAATAGATTGGTTCATTGAGAATTATTCAGATCAATAAATTAAATTAGGATTTCAAATTTGATTTCTTTCTACCAAGCAAAAAACTATGTTTTTTGACTGATTGGGCGGTTCATTGAAAAACATTCAAGCTAATATGAGTTTTCAAGATTCCTTTTCTCTTCCTTTTTTTTGCATTTCTTCAGATATAGAAGCCAGCATTATGTAACCCTCACCTTCTACGTTTAATGTAAAGCTTTCAGGATATATTTTCCATCCTTTACTTTCATACATATTTAACTGTTTTTCTATATCCATTATTCTACTTAATTCATCATTAATAGGGTTTCCATTAGAATCTATATCTCCAAACCATAAAACTTTCCATTTTTTAGCCATTAAAATCACACCGGACTACTCTATGCGTTATTTTACCTAAAGTTAATAAGCACTTGGGACATCTTTAAGAGTTCATTATATGTTTTATGAGTTTAATAGTTAAATCATTTAATAAAATGATTTCTCCTTTAAAAAACCAGGCTGCTAGCAGATCTGATTAAAATGAAATACAATATGATAATTAGAATTTTTGCAGAATGGGGGTGGAAATGTGCTGAAATATATTGTTCTGGGGAAAGGGACAGGGCAGGGGAGAAAAACTCTTGATGAAGCATCAAAAAGGATTAAATCCATTAAAAATTCCGTAGAAGAGCTTGATGGGAATTTAACTCTTTACTACACCTTTGGTGAATATGATCTGGTTGCAATTGTTGAACTTCCAGATGAAAACAGCATGGCTAAAATTCTGATAAAAATAAACTCACTGCAGAGCGTATCTACAAAAACACTCCGGGCATGGACAGACACTGAGTTCGTGGAAATGGTTTCTGAACTTAAATAATTCTTAATTTGATTTTGAAAAGATTTAAATTATATTCATTATTCAATTCAATCAAATTTCTGACTGAAGATTTAAAATAGAAGCAATTAAAAAAAAAGCAGTATTATTAGGGACGGCTAAATAAAGAGGGCCTTGAGAGATATAGGATCACTATTAAGCCGTTCCCCAATGATTCATCCAATCTTTTCACTGGACTAATAAGGTCCATATAGTTATTTAGATTCACACCAATATGACTTTTTTAAGAATAAATGTGATTAGTATCACTTGAATACGTTACCATTAATGAAAATAATATAATGATGCCAGACAGTGTTTTACTGAAAGAACTAATATAATTAAATTATTAATGATAACAACGAAAGAATATGAGTAAAATTCCACATATTAATAGTATTAAACTTGAAATTTTAATATAACTCCCCTTGGATCTATAATTCAGGTATTTATTTATCCATGTGTTGTTATAGGTTTTTTTATCCATATTGATAAGCATATTGGCAGAAATAAGCACCCAGCATATTCCTATCATTAGATAGAATATTTGCATTGTTTCCATGATATTTTTTTTTCTTTTGAATAAACATAAATAAGTATCTTTAATTAATTTTTAGTGAAAAAAGGGCATAACTGAAATTTAGTCCCGGTTGAAATGATTTAACCCCTCAAAATACCTAAAATTTTAAGATAAAATAATAATCTTTTTAAAGAGATATAATTAATTTTAACAGAAATGATCCATATAATTAATAAAATAAAAATTTTTATCAATAATTTTATGGATTAAAACAATGAAACTCTCATCATTTTTCCCAGTAACCAGATGGGCTAAATCTTATAATAAAGAATGGCTAAGGCCAGATGTTATTGCTGGAATTACTGTTGGTGCTTTTACAATACCTGAGGCCATGGCATATGTTACTTTAGCCGGTTTACCCCCAGAAGTTGGTCTGTATTCATCCATGGTTGCATTATTCGTTTATATGCTTTTTGGGACATCTAACCAATTATCTATTGGTCCTACTTCCACGCTTTCCATACTGGTTGGTTCTACGCTTGGTACTTTGATGATTTCTAACGCCAGCCAGTATTTAATGACTGTATCGCTTGTAGCGATCATTGTGGGCGTTTTAGCCCTCATATCCTGGGCTTTAAGGTTAGGATTTATAATTAAATTTATTTCAAGAACAGTGTTAACCGGGTTTTTAACAGGTATAGCTCTTTTTATTGCTTCAGGACAGCTTCCAAGGTTATTTGGAATACCTGGATCTCAGGGAAATTTTTTTGACCGCATATATTACTTTTTAGCCCATATTGATCAGACTAACATGGCAACTCTGGCAATTGGTGCAGGAGGAATTATATTTTTATTCCTGGCGAATAGAAAATTCCCTAAACTGCCCAATACTCTTTTTCTGGTTTTAGGATCAATTATTCTCATAACTTTCACTAATCTGGCCTCTTTAGGGATCAAAATAGTCGGTTCCATCCCCCAGGGATTACCCGGCCTGATTATTCCAGATCCAAACATGATAGATTTTAACGTTTTACTTATTCTGGCTACAACTGTCTTTCTTATAAGTTATGTAGAGGGATATTTGTTTGCTTCTGAATATGCTGCAATAAACAGGTATAAAATTGATAAAAACCAGGAATTATTAGCTTTAGGGGTATCCAACATTGCCGTAGGTCTTTTTCAGGGATTACCCATAGGAGGGGTTCCATCAAGAACTGCAGTAAATAATGAAAGCGGAGCAAAAACACCTTTAGCTGGAGGAATATCAGGATTAGTCATTTTATTAGTACTTGTTCTATTTACAGGCATCTTTTACAACTTACCAGAAACTATACTGGCCGCTATTGTACTTTTTGTAATAAAGCGTCTGGTTGACGTACCTCATTTAAAAAGGATCTATAATTTCAGCAAGATAGAATTCGCCATTGCCATTATAACGCTGCTATCTGTGCTATTTTTCGGTGCACTTGAAGGAATAGTGATAGGGGTAATTTTATCAGTCCTAGGATTACTTAAAAATATGTACAACCCACATATAGCTATATTAGGGCGTGTTCCGGGCACCATGAAATATTTAGATATTAATCGCCACCCAGAAAGTGAAATAGTTTCCCATACTCTCATTGTGAGGATTGATGGATCCCAGATTTTCCTGAACACTGAAAGTATAAAAGATACAATAATAGACCTGGTAGATACTCAATATAAAGACATTAGACTGCTTGTTTTAGATTTTGAAGCCACTCCTTTTATTGATTTTTCAGGAATTGAAATGTTAGAAGAACTCACAGATGAGATGAAGCAAAGAGGCATTAAAATCATAGGGGCAAATATGTACGAACCTCTAGAGGATCTAATTAAAAAAAGTAAACTTGAAAAGGAAATTGTTGACAGTGATTTTTGCTTAACCATTGATGAATGCATTAGAAGATGGGAATCTGAAAAAAAGAATTAAAACATTCTTTTATTTTTTTTTAGTTTCCAATCCATCTGAAACCATTAACTAGCTCTTATCTAAATATTAAAAATCGCTGAATAGTAAGACTGGTTTTTAATTTCCTAGAATTCATTTCGTTTAATGACACCTTTAATTTTAAATTAAAGTTATCATTAGTTATTATATAACGATTTAAAACAGTTAGAAGTTTTGTTTAAAAATACATAATTGTATATAGCAATTTATCTAAATATAATAATAATTGTTTTTTTGGAGGTAAATGAATGTCAGAAGAAAATGTAATATACATCGGAACCAAGCCTGTAATGAACTATGTTTTAGCTGTTGTAACACAGATGAACGGCGGAAATTCAGAAGTAATTCTAAAAGCGCGTGGAAG is part of the Methanobacterium sp. genome and encodes:
- the nudC gene encoding NAD(+) diphosphatase, which codes for RLSPAVITAIVKDGKILMAKHSYGLKDRYSLVAGFVEPGETIEEAVERETEEEVGVKVKNIKYSSSQSWPFPHSLMLGFTAEYESGEIKVDEKEILDAKWFSAEEIPPLPSKMSIASELIDWFIENYSDQ
- a CDS encoding GYD domain-containing protein — its product is MLKYIVLGKGTGQGRKTLDEASKRIKSIKNSVEELDGNLTLYYTFGEYDLVAIVELPDENSMAKILIKINSLQSVSTKTLRAWTDTEFVEMVSELK
- a CDS encoding SulP family inorganic anion transporter, translated to MKLSSFFPVTRWAKSYNKEWLRPDVIAGITVGAFTIPEAMAYVTLAGLPPEVGLYSSMVALFVYMLFGTSNQLSIGPTSTLSILVGSTLGTLMISNASQYLMTVSLVAIIVGVLALISWALRLGFIIKFISRTVLTGFLTGIALFIASGQLPRLFGIPGSQGNFFDRIYYFLAHIDQTNMATLAIGAGGIIFLFLANRKFPKLPNTLFLVLGSIILITFTNLASLGIKIVGSIPQGLPGLIIPDPNMIDFNVLLILATTVFLISYVEGYLFASEYAAINRYKIDKNQELLALGVSNIAVGLFQGLPIGGVPSRTAVNNESGAKTPLAGGISGLVILLVLVLFTGIFYNLPETILAAIVLFVIKRLVDVPHLKRIYNFSKIEFAIAIITLLSVLFFGALEGIVIGVILSVLGLLKNMYNPHIAILGRVPGTMKYLDINRHPESEIVSHTLIVRIDGSQIFLNTESIKDTIIDLVDTQYKDIRLLVLDFEATPFIDFSGIEMLEELTDEMKQRGIKIIGANMYEPLEDLIKKSKLEKEIVDSDFCLTIDECIRRWESEKKN